In Flagellatimonas centrodinii, a single window of DNA contains:
- a CDS encoding efflux RND transporter permease subunit, producing MINSIVRAAVEQRWLILALMLVWIGVGVWSYQSLPIDAVPDITNVQVQINTAAPGYSPLETEQRVTFPVETALSGLPSLAYTRSLSRYALSQVTVVFEEGTDLYFARNLINERLSAVRSQLPPGLEPEMGPISSGLGEIYMYAVRAEQGAVMADGRPWDAIGLREVQEWIIRPQLVLTPGVAEVNSIGGFDKQYHVLPDPQKLLAWGLSMEDLSAALRSNNDNRGAGYIERNGQQLLVRSPGRLETIADIEQVVVSHRDGVPVLLRDLAEVGLGRELRSGAATVSGEEAVLGTAMMLLGENSRAVARDVAQRLEVINRSLPDGVFIQPLYDRTTLVDKAIATVQKNLLEGALLVIVVLFLLLGNVRAALITAAVIPLAMLATVTGMVRTGVSANLMSLGALDFGLIVDGAVIVVENCIRRLAEAQSGIRERQLALKERLNVVYTATSEVIRPSLFGVGIITVVYIPIFSLSGVEGKMFHPMAATVVMALLAAMLLSLTLVPAAVAVFMRGPVAEQENWLMRAAKQAYEPLLNGALKLRWALVAGATALVVASGWLATTLGSEFVPQLDEGDIAVQALRITGTGLEQSLALQAQVEKRLGEFPQVEIAFARVGTAEVATDPMPPNIADGYVMLKPRDQWPNPNLPKTELVEQMEEALNELVGNNYEFSQPIQLRFNELISGVRADLGIKVFGDDLEQLLSSAQAIQSVVQGIDGAADVRVEQVSGLPVLSVIPDRSALARYGLNVQAVQDLVATAVGGTSAGLIFDGDRRFELVVRLPERLRQDTAVLERLPLLLPGVSENSDGAHYIPLGEVARIELAPAPAQISRENGKRRVVVTANVRGRDLGSFVEEVQQRITTQVELPAGYWLDYGGTFEQLQSASQRLSIVVPVTLLLILGLLLMAFGSLKDALIIFTGVPLALTGGVAMLWLRDMPLSISAGVGFIALSGVAVLNGLVMLSFIRELRHEGHALELAIVHGAMTRLRPVLMTALVASLGFVPMALNVGTGAEVQRPLATVVIGGIVSSTLLTLLLLPALYRIVHGREEELVEFQETEEGTQ from the coding sequence ATGATCAATTCAATTGTTCGCGCTGCCGTTGAGCAGCGCTGGCTGATACTCGCGCTGATGCTGGTCTGGATCGGTGTTGGTGTCTGGAGTTACCAATCCCTACCTATTGATGCGGTGCCGGATATCACCAATGTGCAGGTGCAAATCAATACCGCTGCACCCGGCTATTCGCCGCTGGAAACCGAGCAGCGGGTGACCTTTCCTGTGGAGACGGCCCTGTCTGGCCTGCCGAGTCTGGCCTACACGCGATCACTATCGCGCTATGCCTTGTCGCAGGTGACGGTGGTCTTCGAGGAAGGCACCGATCTGTACTTTGCGCGCAATCTGATCAACGAACGGCTGTCTGCGGTTCGTAGCCAGCTGCCACCCGGTTTGGAGCCCGAAATGGGGCCGATCAGTAGCGGCCTGGGTGAAATTTATATGTACGCGGTGCGTGCTGAACAGGGTGCGGTAATGGCCGATGGCCGGCCCTGGGATGCGATCGGTCTGCGTGAAGTCCAGGAGTGGATTATTCGCCCGCAATTGGTGCTCACGCCAGGCGTCGCCGAGGTCAACAGCATTGGCGGCTTCGACAAGCAGTATCACGTATTGCCTGACCCACAAAAGCTGCTGGCTTGGGGCCTGTCGATGGAAGATCTCAGCGCGGCGCTGAGGAGCAATAACGACAATCGTGGTGCCGGTTATATCGAACGCAACGGCCAACAATTGCTGGTGCGCTCCCCCGGCAGGTTGGAGACCATCGCGGATATTGAACAGGTCGTGGTCAGCCACCGCGACGGCGTGCCGGTGTTGCTGCGTGATTTGGCCGAGGTGGGTCTGGGCCGCGAATTGCGTTCGGGAGCTGCCACCGTCAGCGGTGAGGAAGCCGTGCTCGGCACGGCCATGATGTTGCTTGGCGAAAACTCACGGGCTGTGGCCCGCGATGTGGCGCAGCGCCTTGAAGTGATCAATCGGTCCCTGCCGGACGGTGTTTTCATTCAGCCCTTGTATGACCGCACGACACTGGTCGATAAAGCCATCGCCACGGTGCAGAAGAACCTGCTTGAAGGTGCATTGTTGGTCATAGTTGTGCTGTTTTTGCTGCTGGGTAACGTCCGCGCGGCGCTGATCACCGCCGCGGTGATTCCGCTGGCGATGCTGGCCACCGTGACCGGCATGGTCCGCACCGGCGTATCGGCCAATCTGATGAGTCTGGGCGCGTTGGACTTCGGGCTCATTGTTGATGGCGCGGTCATCGTGGTGGAGAACTGCATACGTCGGCTGGCGGAAGCGCAGAGCGGCATTCGCGAGCGTCAGCTGGCGCTTAAGGAACGCCTGAACGTGGTGTACACCGCCACCAGCGAGGTGATTCGGCCCAGCCTGTTTGGCGTCGGCATCATCACCGTGGTGTATATCCCGATCTTTTCGCTTAGCGGGGTTGAGGGCAAGATGTTCCACCCGATGGCGGCAACCGTCGTCATGGCTTTACTGGCCGCAATGCTGCTGTCATTGACCTTGGTGCCGGCCGCCGTGGCGGTGTTTATGCGTGGGCCGGTGGCCGAGCAAGAAAATTGGCTGATGCGCGCAGCCAAGCAGGCCTATGAGCCACTACTCAATGGGGCCTTGAAGCTGCGCTGGGCCTTGGTGGCTGGGGCGACTGCGCTGGTTGTGGCCAGCGGATGGCTGGCAACGACACTGGGCTCGGAGTTCGTGCCTCAGCTGGATGAGGGTGATATTGCGGTGCAGGCCTTGCGTATCACCGGCACCGGGCTGGAGCAATCATTGGCGTTACAGGCGCAGGTCGAAAAACGCCTCGGCGAGTTTCCACAGGTGGAGATTGCATTCGCACGGGTGGGAACTGCCGAAGTGGCCACCGACCCGATGCCGCCGAACATTGCCGATGGCTATGTGATGCTCAAGCCGCGTGATCAGTGGCCGAATCCTAATCTGCCCAAAACCGAGCTGGTCGAACAGATGGAAGAGGCCTTGAATGAACTGGTGGGCAACAACTATGAGTTTTCCCAGCCGATACAGTTGCGCTTTAACGAGTTGATCTCGGGCGTGCGTGCGGATCTGGGCATCAAGGTGTTTGGTGATGACCTGGAGCAATTGCTCAGCAGTGCACAGGCGATCCAAAGCGTGGTGCAAGGCATTGATGGCGCGGCTGATGTGCGCGTTGAGCAAGTCAGTGGGCTGCCCGTGCTGTCAGTGATTCCGGACCGGTCCGCATTGGCACGCTACGGTCTCAATGTGCAGGCGGTACAGGATCTGGTCGCCACCGCAGTGGGCGGCACTTCCGCCGGTCTGATCTTCGACGGCGACCGGCGTTTCGAGCTGGTTGTGCGTCTGCCTGAACGCTTGCGTCAGGACACGGCCGTGCTTGAGCGACTGCCGTTGCTGCTGCCCGGCGTGAGTGAAAACAGCGACGGTGCCCATTACATCCCGCTGGGTGAAGTCGCTCGCATCGAGCTGGCCCCGGCACCGGCCCAGATCAGTCGCGAGAATGGCAAACGGCGCGTGGTGGTGACCGCCAATGTGCGCGGACGCGACCTCGGTTCGTTTGTGGAAGAGGTTCAGCAACGCATCACGACGCAAGTCGAGTTACCCGCAGGTTACTGGCTGGATTACGGCGGCACCTTCGAGCAACTGCAATCAGCCAGTCAGCGACTGTCCATCGTCGTACCGGTCACGCTGCTGCTCATACTGGGTCTGCTGCTGATGGCCTTTGGCTCACTGAAGGATGCGCTGATCATCTTTACTGGTGTGCCATTGGCATTGACTGGCGGTGTTGCCATGCTCTGGCTGCGTGACATGCCGCTGTCGATCTCTGCCGGCGTCGGTTTCATCGCGCTGTCGGGGGTCGCGGTGCTCAACGGCTTGGTCATGCTGTCATTCATTCGTGAACTGAGACATGAGGGGCACGCGCTCGAACTTGCCATCGTGCATGGTGCAATGACCCGGCTGCGACCGGTGCTGATGACCGCGCTGGTGGCAAGTCTGGGCTTCGTGCCCATGGCATTGAACGTCGGCACCGGAGCGGAGGTGCAGCGTCCGCTGGCCACCGTGGTGATCGGTGGCATCGTATCATCGACCCTGTTGACATTGCTGCTGCTTCCCGCGCTGTACCGCATCGTGCATGGGCGGGAGGAAGAGTTGGTGGAATTTCAGGAAACAGAGGAAGGCACGCAATGA
- a CDS encoding efflux RND transporter permease subunit — protein sequence MLESILRFSLARRWLIVAAAVALIALGLYNLARLPIDAVPDITNVQVQINTEAPGYSPLETEQRVTYLVENAMAGLPALAYTRSLSRYGLSQVTVVFEDGTDIYFARQLVNERVQQVRSLLPVGLDPALGPIATGLGEIFMFTLDAGNDARRADGAHFDAHDLDDAMRWIVRPQLAQVPGVTEVNSLGGQPRHVLITPDPARLRAHALDFDDLAEAVLRNNSNRGAGYIERHGSQVLIRSPGQAESLADIRRIAVAAGLDHAPIRLSDVATVAWGSALRTGAATMNGQEVVLGTVFMLMGENARTVSRDVAARLEVIQRSLPPGITARAVYDRTWLVDKTLDTVRKNLLEGAALVVVVLFLLLGNLRAALITALVIPLAMLATVTGMVQNQISANLMSLGALDFGLIVDGAVIIVENCVRRLADAHRGRNDALPLRERLEVVYASTQEVIRPSLFGVAIITVVYVPLFALTGVEGKMFHPMAITVVMALMAALVLSLTFVPAAVALTLRGRVTEKRNRLMDAATAAYRPLLALALRARWAICAAALVLVLACAALATRMGSEFIPSLDEGDIALHALRIPGTSLTQALDMQVTLEAAIREMPEVDRVFAKLGTAEVATDPMPPSVADTFVMLKERDQWPDPRKPKATVVAELAEVVARVPGNNYEITQPIQMRFNELISGVRSDVAVKLYGDDLDTLNAEARKVEALIAAIPGAADVRVEQTTGLPMMQILPDRAALARYGLSVAQVQAVVATAFGGRDIGMVYQGDRRFPITLRLPETLRNDPASIDRLTVPLPSGGQVPLREVATVTVAPGPNQINREQGKRRVVVTANVRGRDLGSFIEAVQAAVATQIALPAGYWMDYGGTFEQLRSASQRLSIMVPVTLALIFGLLMMAFRSVRDALVIFSGVPLALTGGVLSLWLRDMPLSISAGVGFIALSGVAVLNGLVMVSFIRRLQADGQPLHQAIHDGALTRLRPVLMTALVAALGFVPMAFNTGIGSEVQRPLATVVIGGILSSTLLTLLVLPALLRMLGPGRLAEPPPPA from the coding sequence ATGCTCGAATCCATACTCCGCTTCTCGCTGGCCCGACGATGGCTGATCGTCGCCGCCGCCGTGGCGCTCATCGCGCTCGGCCTCTACAACCTTGCCCGCCTGCCGATTGATGCGGTGCCCGACATCACCAATGTCCAGGTGCAGATCAACACCGAAGCCCCCGGCTATTCGCCGCTGGAAACCGAACAGCGCGTGACTTACCTGGTGGAGAACGCGATGGCCGGCCTGCCCGCGCTTGCCTATACGCGTTCGCTGTCCCGTTACGGTCTGTCACAGGTCACCGTGGTGTTCGAGGACGGCACCGACATCTACTTCGCACGGCAACTGGTGAACGAGCGCGTGCAGCAGGTGCGCTCGTTGTTGCCCGTGGGGCTCGATCCAGCGCTGGGGCCGATTGCCACCGGGCTGGGCGAGATCTTCATGTTCACGCTGGACGCAGGCAACGATGCACGGCGTGCGGACGGCGCCCATTTCGACGCCCATGATCTGGACGACGCCATGCGCTGGATCGTGCGCCCGCAACTGGCGCAGGTGCCCGGCGTGACCGAGGTGAACAGCCTCGGTGGCCAGCCGCGGCATGTGCTGATCACCCCCGATCCGGCACGGCTACGGGCCCATGCACTGGACTTTGACGACCTCGCCGAGGCGGTACTGCGCAACAACAGCAACCGCGGCGCCGGCTACATCGAGCGCCACGGCAGCCAGGTGCTGATCCGCAGCCCCGGACAGGCCGAAAGCCTGGCGGACATCCGCCGCATCGCCGTGGCCGCCGGCCTGGACCACGCGCCGATCCGGCTCTCCGATGTCGCCACCGTCGCCTGGGGCAGCGCCCTGCGCACCGGGGCCGCCACCATGAACGGGCAGGAAGTCGTGCTCGGCACCGTGTTCATGCTGATGGGCGAGAACGCCCGTACAGTGTCGCGCGATGTCGCGGCCCGGCTGGAAGTCATCCAGCGCAGCCTGCCGCCCGGCATCACGGCGCGGGCGGTGTATGACCGCACCTGGCTGGTGGACAAGACACTGGACACCGTGCGCAAGAACCTGCTGGAGGGCGCGGCGCTGGTGGTGGTGGTGCTGTTCCTGCTGCTCGGCAATCTGCGCGCGGCGTTGATCACTGCCCTGGTGATTCCGCTGGCCATGCTGGCCACCGTGACCGGCATGGTGCAGAACCAGATCAGTGCCAACCTGATGAGCCTGGGCGCGCTGGACTTCGGCCTGATCGTCGACGGCGCGGTGATCATCGTCGAGAACTGCGTCCGACGGCTGGCCGACGCCCACCGGGGGCGCAACGATGCGCTGCCGCTGCGCGAGCGGCTGGAGGTGGTCTACGCCTCCACCCAGGAAGTGATCCGCCCCAGCCTGTTCGGTGTCGCCATCATCACCGTGGTCTACGTCCCGCTGTTCGCCCTGACCGGGGTGGAGGGCAAGATGTTCCACCCGATGGCGATCACCGTGGTGATGGCATTGATGGCAGCGCTGGTGCTGTCGCTCACCTTCGTGCCGGCCGCCGTGGCGCTCACCCTGCGCGGCCGCGTCACGGAAAAACGCAACCGCCTGATGGACGCTGCCACCGCGGCCTATCGTCCGCTGCTGGCGCTGGCGCTGCGGGCACGCTGGGCCATCTGCGCGGCGGCCCTGGTGCTGGTGCTGGCCTGTGCGGCGCTGGCCACGCGCATGGGCAGCGAGTTCATCCCCAGCCTCGACGAGGGCGACATCGCCCTGCACGCGCTGCGTATTCCCGGCACCTCGCTGACCCAGGCGCTGGACATGCAGGTCACCCTGGAAGCGGCGATCCGCGAGATGCCCGAAGTGGACCGGGTGTTCGCCAAGCTCGGCACCGCCGAGGTGGCCACCGACCCGATGCCACCGTCGGTTGCCGATACCTTCGTGATGCTCAAGGAGCGTGATCAATGGCCGGATCCACGCAAGCCGAAAGCCACCGTAGTGGCGGAACTGGCCGAGGTCGTGGCGCGGGTGCCCGGCAACAACTACGAGATCACCCAGCCGATCCAGATGCGCTTCAACGAGCTGATTTCCGGCGTGCGTTCGGACGTGGCGGTGAAGCTCTACGGCGATGATCTCGACACGCTCAACGCGGAGGCACGCAAGGTCGAGGCGCTGATCGCGGCCATTCCCGGCGCCGCCGACGTGCGTGTCGAACAGACCACCGGCCTGCCGATGATGCAGATCCTCCCGGACCGCGCGGCGCTGGCGCGCTACGGCCTGTCGGTGGCGCAGGTGCAGGCGGTGGTGGCCACCGCCTTCGGGGGTCGCGACATCGGCATGGTGTACCAGGGCGACCGGCGGTTTCCGATCACCCTGCGCCTGCCCGAAACCCTGCGCAACGATCCCGCCAGCATCGACCGGCTGACCGTGCCGCTGCCGTCCGGAGGCCAGGTGCCGCTGCGGGAAGTGGCGACGGTCACCGTGGCGCCCGGCCCCAACCAGATCAACCGCGAGCAGGGCAAACGACGGGTGGTGGTCACCGCCAACGTGCGGGGCCGCGACCTCGGCAGCTTCATCGAAGCCGTGCAGGCCGCAGTGGCCACCCAGATCGCGCTGCCGGCCGGTTACTGGATGGACTATGGCGGCACCTTCGAGCAGTTGCGTTCGGCCAGCCAGCGTCTGTCGATCATGGTGCCCGTCACCCTGGCGCTGATCTTCGGCCTGTTGATGATGGCGTTCCGCTCGGTGCGCGACGCGCTGGTGATCTTCAGCGGCGTGCCGCTGGCGCTGACCGGTGGGGTGCTCAGCCTGTGGCTGCGCGACATGCCGCTGTCGATCAGCGCCGGCGTGGGGTTCATCGCCCTGTCCGGCGTCGCCGTGCTCAATGGCCTGGTGATGGTCAGCTTCATCCGCCGCCTGCAGGCCGATGGACAGCCGCTGCATCAAGCCATCCACGACGGCGCCCTGACCCGCCTGCGGCCGGTGCTGATGACGGCGCTGGTGGCGGCGCTGGGTTTCGTGCCGATGGCCTTCAATACCGGCATCGGCAGCGAAGTACAGCGGCCCCTGGCCACGGTGGTGATCGGCGGCATCCTGTCGTCGACCCTGCTGACCCTGCTGGTGCTGCCGGCCCTGCTGCGGATGCTGGGGCCGGGACGGCTTGCGGAACCCCCACCGCCAGCCTAA
- a CDS encoding rhodanese-like domain-containing protein, whose protein sequence is MTAKAFSKLSAQAFARLSESVSVLVLDARRKAAFAREPQEIRGAVPLYLDTQAIQIPDCDRSRPIAVYCVCDGDASSVRVALWLVAAGYEDVTVLDGGLPSWREAGLPVEPIDTDAHAKLTWQTAPRLTADAERPIAEQSWLAGDSLPVRRKLAVLFVDIVDSTSLIESQDPKAAFGAIQEFMTVVVEEGVAHCGDVRDFEGDGALLYFAGVGEALPAAFAIRDRLNAERANGYAIPEARFGLAFGELLAGYVGNHVRRSLLLVGPAVHAAARLQKIAKPGQIATAREVLDLAAGSDPDLVTRFEMQSEKVSLKGFKQTVSVWTC, encoded by the coding sequence ATGACAGCCAAGGCCTTTTCCAAGTTGTCGGCACAGGCGTTTGCCCGCTTGAGTGAATCAGTCTCGGTCCTGGTACTTGATGCGCGGCGTAAAGCCGCCTTTGCTCGCGAACCGCAAGAGATTCGTGGCGCCGTCCCCTTGTATCTGGACACTCAAGCCATTCAGATTCCGGATTGCGATCGATCACGGCCTATCGCGGTGTACTGCGTCTGCGATGGGGATGCGTCCAGCGTGCGCGTCGCGCTTTGGCTCGTGGCTGCGGGCTATGAGGACGTCACGGTGCTGGATGGCGGGTTACCAAGCTGGCGAGAGGCCGGTTTACCGGTCGAGCCCATCGATACTGACGCGCATGCCAAATTGACCTGGCAGACGGCACCACGACTGACCGCTGATGCGGAGCGGCCAATTGCCGAGCAATCATGGCTGGCGGGGGATTCCTTGCCTGTCCGTCGCAAGCTCGCGGTACTTTTTGTCGATATTGTCGATTCCACCAGCCTGATTGAATCGCAGGATCCCAAAGCGGCATTCGGAGCGATTCAGGAATTCATGACGGTCGTCGTCGAGGAAGGCGTCGCCCATTGCGGTGATGTCCGTGACTTCGAAGGCGACGGCGCCTTGTTGTACTTCGCAGGAGTCGGTGAAGCACTGCCGGCCGCGTTCGCGATTCGGGACCGTCTCAATGCCGAACGGGCAAATGGCTATGCTATCCCGGAAGCCCGATTCGGTTTGGCCTTCGGGGAACTGCTGGCGGGCTACGTTGGCAATCATGTCCGCCGCTCACTGCTACTTGTGGGGCCGGCAGTCCATGCTGCGGCACGACTTCAGAAAATCGCCAAACCCGGCCAGATTGCAACGGCCCGTGAAGTCCTGGATCTGGCGGCGGGTAGTGATCCTGATTTGGTCACACGCTTTGAGATGCAAAGCGAAAAGGTCAGCTTGAAGGGCTTCAAGCAAACGGTGTCAGTGTGGACCTGCTGA
- a CDS encoding efflux RND transporter periplasmic adaptor subunit produces the protein MATLLAIGLPAPASAAADDHASAREQKGPHGGRLLEHEDGFNLEITIAERGIPPEFRVYPRRDATPLPVEDVAVEIRLRRITGLPDGTVDHHQLVPAGDWLRSPDTVYEPHAFTVAVSAVHAGKRYRWQYDSPEGRVDIAADKAGTFGLRTAAATAGEIRETRSLYGRIAIPEDRQWTVGARFPGLVQSVAVRSGDGVRKGQVLARVESSDSLRSYAVTAPADGVVQTRLVNPGELTSGAMFRLIDPSEVWAELQVFPGDQGRVQAGAPVRVWLPTGDTAMDGTLAYLSPTADDNQARHARVIIDNRDGRWPPGAHVEAEVTIHRRDAPLVVPEAAVQTFRDWEVVFVREGIHYQALPVTLGARDREHVEILDGLLPGADVVTDNAYLLKADLEKSGAAHDH, from the coding sequence ATGGCGACACTGCTGGCCATCGGCCTGCCGGCACCGGCTTCGGCGGCCGCAGACGATCACGCCAGTGCGCGTGAGCAGAAGGGTCCGCACGGCGGCCGTCTGCTCGAACACGAGGACGGCTTCAATCTGGAAATCACCATCGCCGAGCGCGGCATCCCGCCCGAGTTCCGGGTCTACCCGCGACGCGATGCAACACCGCTGCCGGTGGAGGACGTCGCGGTCGAGATCCGCCTGCGTCGTATCACCGGCCTGCCCGATGGCACCGTCGATCACCATCAGCTGGTGCCGGCGGGCGACTGGCTGCGCAGTCCCGACACGGTCTACGAGCCACACGCCTTCACGGTGGCGGTGTCGGCGGTACACGCCGGCAAGCGCTATCGCTGGCAGTACGATTCCCCCGAAGGCCGTGTCGACATCGCTGCCGACAAGGCGGGCACGTTCGGATTGCGCACCGCCGCAGCGACGGCCGGTGAGATCCGCGAAACCCGTTCTCTGTATGGCCGCATTGCGATTCCCGAAGATCGCCAGTGGACCGTCGGCGCCCGCTTCCCCGGACTGGTGCAGTCGGTTGCGGTGCGCTCCGGCGATGGGGTCCGCAAGGGCCAGGTGCTGGCGCGGGTGGAGAGCAGCGACAGCCTGCGCAGCTACGCGGTCACCGCGCCCGCCGACGGTGTGGTGCAGACGCGCCTGGTGAACCCCGGAGAGCTGACATCCGGAGCGATGTTCCGGCTCATTGATCCATCGGAGGTCTGGGCCGAACTGCAGGTGTTTCCCGGCGACCAGGGTCGCGTGCAGGCGGGCGCACCGGTTCGTGTGTGGCTACCCACCGGGGACACGGCGATGGACGGCACCCTCGCCTACCTGTCGCCGACTGCCGATGACAACCAGGCCCGTCACGCCCGCGTGATCATCGACAACCGCGACGGTCGCTGGCCGCCCGGCGCCCATGTCGAAGCGGAGGTCACCATCCATCGCCGCGATGCCCCACTGGTGGTCCCGGAAGCGGCGGTGCAGACCTTCCGCGACTGGGAGGTGGTGTTCGTCCGCGAGGGCATCCACTACCAGGCTCTGCCGGTGACCCTGGGCGCCCGCGACCGTGAACACGTCGAAATCCTCGACGGCCTGTTGCCCGGCGCCGACGTGGTCACCGACAACGCCTACCTGCTCAAGGCGGACCTGGAGAAATCCGGCGCCGCCCACGATCACTGA
- a CDS encoding DUF3147 family protein — protein sequence MYLLLKFSLSAAVVVAVSELARRSTLAGALLASLPLTTLLALIWLYVDTQDTARVAALSVDVLWMVIPSLALLALLPVLLRHGLGFWPALGLSSLATAALYVVMIAVLRHFGRVF from the coding sequence ATGTATCTCCTGCTCAAGTTTTCGCTTTCCGCTGCCGTGGTGGTGGCGGTATCGGAGTTGGCGCGCCGCTCCACCCTGGCCGGCGCGCTCCTCGCCTCGCTGCCGTTGACCACCCTGCTTGCCCTCATCTGGCTCTACGTCGATACGCAGGACACCGCGCGGGTGGCGGCGCTGTCGGTCGACGTCCTGTGGATGGTGATCCCGTCGCTGGCGCTGCTGGCCCTGCTGCCGGTGCTGCTGCGTCACGGCCTGGGGTTCTGGCCGGCCCTGGGGCTTTCCAGCCTCGCCACCGCCGCGCTCTACGTCGTGATGATCGCGGTGCTCCGCCATTTCGGCCGCGTGTTCTAG
- a CDS encoding efflux RND transporter periplasmic adaptor subunit, translated as MTTKKNFAAASLFATTLALIAAGFVPGAFASNDAHDHSSHDEADSEQLEGHRKPHEGEDDDGQHDDEGHGEHHDEADVVELNEAQIALAKLEISTAGPGTLRQTLPVYGRIEAMPSRMAVVHARYPGQILELRADIGQNVSRGDVIATVEADDSLRPYKLLAPIDGTVVDRMASAGEATAGRPLLRIADYSKVWAQLAVFPSQAAAVELGQTVMLFGDNVQAEGVIDWIAPAADHGPARSARVVLDNPDGRWVPESTVRAEIVTAVTSVDLVIETPSLQDIEGQRAVFVQDGQRFEAHALTLGRSDGRMAEVLGGLEPGARYVTTNSYLLKAELEKSSAEHDH; from the coding sequence ATGACCACTAAGAAAAACTTTGCCGCTGCAAGCCTGTTCGCAACGACCTTGGCACTGATCGCAGCAGGATTTGTTCCCGGCGCTTTCGCATCGAATGACGCTCATGACCATTCCTCGCATGATGAGGCCGATTCAGAGCAGCTTGAAGGTCATCGCAAACCGCACGAAGGCGAAGATGATGATGGCCAACACGATGACGAAGGCCATGGAGAGCATCATGATGAAGCTGACGTCGTTGAACTAAACGAAGCACAAATCGCCTTGGCGAAATTGGAAATCTCCACGGCTGGCCCTGGCACATTGCGCCAGACCTTACCGGTCTATGGTCGGATTGAAGCAATGCCATCTCGTATGGCCGTTGTGCACGCCCGCTACCCCGGCCAGATATTGGAGCTGCGCGCGGACATTGGTCAGAACGTGTCTCGAGGGGATGTGATCGCTACCGTGGAAGCCGATGACAGCCTGCGGCCCTACAAGCTGCTCGCACCGATTGACGGCACCGTGGTTGATCGCATGGCCTCGGCCGGCGAAGCGACCGCTGGTCGGCCGCTGCTGCGCATCGCGGATTATTCTAAAGTCTGGGCCCAGCTGGCGGTGTTTCCGTCGCAAGCAGCAGCCGTCGAGCTTGGCCAGACCGTCATGCTCTTTGGCGACAACGTGCAGGCCGAGGGCGTCATCGACTGGATCGCCCCGGCTGCCGACCATGGCCCTGCTCGAAGTGCGCGTGTGGTGCTGGACAACCCAGATGGTCGCTGGGTGCCAGAAAGCACAGTTCGGGCCGAGATCGTCACCGCTGTAACATCGGTTGATCTCGTCATTGAAACCCCGAGCTTGCAGGACATTGAAGGTCAGCGTGCCGTTTTTGTGCAGGACGGTCAGCGCTTTGAAGCTCACGCACTGACCTTGGGCCGCAGCGATGGTCGTATGGCCGAGGTACTGGGCGGCCTGGAACCTGGTGCGCGCTATGTGACAACGAACAGCTACTTGCTGAAAGCCGAGCTGGAGAAATCCAGCGCCGAGCACGATCACTAA
- a CDS encoding cation transporter has translation MSDCGCEFEAKNQAERRVLIALLAINGVMFVVEFLLGWIGQSTGLIADSLDMLADALVYATSLYAVGRAASIKRTAARLSGWLQIALAGMVLLDVARRGVLGSEPLGDWMIAVAMVALVANVTCLWLIRKHRDGEVHMRAAWIFSANDVIANSGVILAGILVVATGSRWPDLVIGSVVALIVLRGGIRILHEAQADHERATSEECSPVGDSPS, from the coding sequence ATGAGTGATTGCGGCTGCGAATTCGAAGCAAAAAACCAGGCGGAGCGTCGCGTGCTGATCGCTTTGCTGGCGATCAATGGCGTGATGTTTGTAGTGGAGTTTTTGCTCGGCTGGATTGGGCAATCCACCGGCCTGATTGCCGATTCCTTGGACATGCTCGCAGACGCGCTGGTCTATGCCACCAGCCTGTATGCCGTAGGGCGTGCCGCCAGTATCAAACGGACAGCCGCGAGGCTGTCCGGCTGGTTGCAGATTGCGTTGGCCGGGATGGTGCTGCTGGATGTCGCCAGGCGCGGCGTACTGGGCAGCGAGCCTTTAGGCGACTGGATGATCGCGGTGGCCATGGTGGCGTTGGTGGCCAATGTCACCTGTCTGTGGCTGATCCGAAAACACCGTGATGGCGAGGTTCATATGCGGGCCGCCTGGATCTTTTCCGCGAACGATGTGATTGCCAACAGCGGCGTCATCCTGGCCGGGATTCTTGTTGTGGCCACCGGCTCACGCTGGCCGGACCTTGTGATCGGTTCGGTTGTGGCGCTGATCGTGCTTCGGGGCGGTATCCGCATTCTTCACGAAGCGCAAGCTGACCATGAGCGTGCGACGAGCGAGGAGTGCTCACCGGTCGGCGATTCACCTTCATGA
- a CDS encoding YnfA family protein produces the protein MEIFKTFGLFVLTAIAEIVGCYLPYLWLKHGHSIWLVVPAACSFALFAWLLTLHPHAAGRVYAAYGGVYVSVALVWLWAVDSVRPTATDVIGVGVCLVGMGIIMFGARTA, from the coding sequence ATGGAAATTTTCAAAACATTCGGACTTTTTGTCCTGACCGCGATTGCCGAGATTGTTGGCTGCTATTTGCCCTATCTCTGGCTCAAGCATGGCCATAGCATCTGGCTGGTGGTTCCTGCGGCCTGCAGCTTTGCCCTGTTCGCCTGGCTTCTCACCTTGCATCCACACGCAGCCGGGCGCGTTTACGCGGCCTATGGTGGTGTCTATGTCAGCGTGGCGCTGGTGTGGCTCTGGGCGGTCGATTCTGTCCGCCCCACAGCGACCGACGTGATTGGAGTCGGTGTCTGCCTAGTTGGTATGGGCATCATTATGTTTGGTGCACGGACCGCTTAA